One genomic window of Clostridioides sp. ES-S-0054-01 includes the following:
- a CDS encoding DUF4097 family beta strand repeat protein, with the protein MNKKLAIFATVLLVIGIIGTTWSGILVMPSLINFGLEKEIELKKENKLYQEKVNIDKLDVSVDNINVMIKKSSSEDVRVTTRGNNEFYKYSVTLQDKTLVVKGERKSENKIKKIKNFDQLLNTSINSMFSHDYRELIIYVPNNVDINASSISSYLFVYDNVASNNITYKTSYGSFSRAITENKVNRLENLNLISNSNLSLSTKSILGVKNVNIESESLDISSDYEDVFINNAEEYIPENVNINEKISRNSHYDNEFNLYSNLPIAKHLNIEVPNSKVSLNLPVDKYKFNCDIKSKEVIEEFNNDEDYSSDEEYSDDSPAYEHGEGHSNKYKNMREIKGLLNKNMSNLEQEYTIKINSNRLEL; encoded by the coding sequence ATGAATAAGAAACTTGCCATATTTGCTACAGTTTTATTGGTAATAGGCATAATTGGAACAACATGGTCAGGGATTTTAGTTATGCCAAGCTTAATAAACTTTGGGCTAGAGAAGGAAATTGAATTAAAAAAAGAAAATAAACTTTATCAAGAAAAAGTAAATATTGACAAGTTGGATGTATCTGTTGACAATATAAATGTTATGATAAAGAAAAGTTCAAGTGAAGATGTGCGTGTGACTACAAGAGGGAATAATGAATTTTACAAATACAGTGTAACTTTACAAGATAAGACTTTAGTTGTAAAAGGCGAAAGGAAATCTGAAAATAAAATTAAAAAGATTAAAAATTTCGACCAATTATTAAATACATCTATAAATAGTATGTTTTCACATGATTATAGAGAGCTTATAATATATGTACCAAATAATGTAGACATAAATGCATCAAGTATAAGTTCGTACTTATTTGTATATGATAATGTAGCTTCAAATAATATAACATATAAAACTTCTTATGGAAGTTTTAGTAGAGCTATAACAGAAAACAAAGTAAATAGACTAGAAAACTTAAACTTAATATCTAATAGCAATCTTAGTTTGTCAACAAAGTCGATTTTAGGTGTTAAAAATGTAAATATAGAATCAGAGTCATTAGATATATCTTCAGATTATGAAGATGTATTTATCAATAATGCAGAAGAGTATATACCTGAAAATGTAAATATAAATGAAAAAATAAGTAGAAATTCACATTACGATAATGAATTTAATTTGTATTCTAATTTGCCAATTGCTAAGCATCTGAATATAGAAGTTCCAAATTCTAAGGTAAGTCTTAATTTACCAGTGGATAAGTATAAATTTAATTGTGATATAAAGTCAAAAGAAGTAATTGAAGAATTCAACAATGATGAAGATTACAGTAGTGATGAAGAATATAGTGATGATTCACCTGCTTATGAACATGGTGAAGGACATAGTAACAAGTATAAAAATATGAGAGAAATAAAAGGGCTTTTGAATAAAAATATGTCGAATTTAGAACAAGAATATACTATAAAAATAAATTCAAATAGATTAGAACTGTAA
- a CDS encoding lantibiotic protection ABC transporter ATP-binding protein translates to MSNYILKVKGVSKKFKDQVAVDNISLEIKHNSIYGLLGPNGAGKSTLLKMITGILNPTSGKIMFEGHKWTRKDLSDIGSLIESPAIYENLTARENLKIHTTLLGLPDSRIEEVLETVDLKDTFKKRSGQFSLGMKQRLGIAIALLNHPKLLILDEPTNGLDPIGIEELRELIRSFPKQGITVILSSHILSEVEQIVDEIGIISNGVMGYQGEVSKEQNLEELFMKVVAENRKRGE, encoded by the coding sequence ATGAGTAATTATATTTTGAAGGTAAAAGGAGTTTCTAAAAAGTTTAAGGATCAGGTTGCAGTTGATAATATTTCACTAGAAATTAAACATAATTCTATATATGGATTATTAGGACCAAATGGAGCTGGGAAATCTACTTTATTAAAAATGATAACTGGGATTTTAAATCCAACTTCAGGAAAAATAATGTTTGAGGGGCATAAGTGGACTAGAAAGGATTTATCAGATATTGGTTCTCTTATTGAGTCTCCTGCTATATATGAGAATTTAACGGCAAGAGAAAATCTAAAAATTCATACTACTTTACTTGGTCTTCCTGACTCTCGCATTGAAGAAGTTTTAGAGACTGTCGATTTAAAAGATACTTTTAAAAAGCGTTCAGGTCAATTCTCTCTAGGAATGAAGCAACGTCTTGGTATTGCTATTGCATTATTAAATCACCCAAAACTTTTAATCTTAGATGAACCTACAAATGGTCTTGACCCTATTGGTATTGAAGAACTTAGAGAATTGATTCGTTCTTTTCCAAAGCAAGGAATTACAGTTATTTTATCAAGCCATATCTTGTCTGAAGTTGAACAGATTGTAGATGAAATCGGAATAATTTCTAATGGAGTAATGGGTTATCAAGGAGAAGTATCAAAAGAACAAAACTTAGAAGAACTTTTTATGAAAGTTGTAGCTGAAAATAGAAAGAGAGGGGAGTAA
- a CDS encoding lantibiotic immunity ABC transporter MutE/EpiE family permease subunit codes for MERFIRVEFQKMKGTFGMKLVWIVPVFCILFCGLGGGQNAAFNWWYGTFLPGGLTLICSLIVLKDEKNKYRGILPLPIEMKDIWTGKILYCIICCFIASIISAIGVVFVGIIYKETISIGQNIIATMLIVLLFMWQIPLCMFLASKFGIFVTVLINMFFTIVGVSVFSTTGMWYVFPHSIPSRLMAAVLHILPNGLPVPEGSELLNNAVILPGVLISVILFALFALVTRAWFNNREVK; via the coding sequence ATGGAAAGATTTATTAGAGTGGAATTTCAAAAGATGAAAGGAACTTTTGGAATGAAGTTGGTATGGATAGTTCCAGTGTTTTGTATACTTTTTTGTGGACTAGGTGGAGGGCAAAATGCTGCTTTCAACTGGTGGTATGGGACATTTCTTCCCGGAGGATTAACCTTAATATGTTCATTAATAGTATTAAAAGATGAAAAAAATAAATACCGTGGTATTTTACCATTACCAATTGAAATGAAAGATATTTGGACTGGAAAAATACTTTATTGTATTATTTGTTGTTTTATAGCATCAATTATTTCTGCAATAGGGGTAGTTTTTGTTGGGATAATCTATAAAGAAACTATTTCAATAGGTCAAAATATTATTGCAACTATGTTAATTGTTTTACTATTTATGTGGCAGATTCCTCTTTGTATGTTTTTAGCTTCAAAATTTGGGATTTTTGTTACAGTTTTAATAAATATGTTTTTTACTATTGTTGGAGTTTCTGTTTTTTCAACCACAGGAATGTGGTATGTATTTCCACATTCGATTCCTTCAAGATTAATGGCTGCTGTATTGCATATTCTACCAAATGGGCTTCCTGTACCAGAGGGAAGTGAACTTTTAAATAATGCTGTTATTTTACCAGGAGTATTAATATCTGTTATTTTATTTGCATTATTTGCTTTAGTTACAAGGGCTTGGTTTAATAATAGAGAGGTGAAGTAA
- a CDS encoding lantibiotic immunity ABC transporter MutG family permease subunit, translating into MRQLIRILCSDLIKLKRNFIILMHICIALMGMGLFLLYYKVSGADNILKIVLYLQVIAIAFPLLSGVVCSMLVEQEYYSGNYKHMLTSSNPKYLTLISKYIILVCLGFAATLVSVLGFKLGISEDYFASSFYMTSILILIGCNLFEYILHLFLSLRFGKGASIGVGIVEMLLSALLLTGFGSGIWQYFPCAWGVRFITIWSSFSSSKAVEYIKVESIKAYQSTGLMCGFVTILAFVILCIWFSKWEGKKSEE; encoded by the coding sequence ATGAGACAATTAATAAGAATACTTTGTTCTGATTTAATAAAATTAAAGCGAAATTTTATAATACTAATGCACATTTGCATTGCTTTGATGGGAATGGGATTATTTTTATTGTATTATAAGGTTTCAGGAGCTGATAATATACTAAAGATAGTATTATATTTACAAGTTATAGCAATAGCTTTTCCTTTATTATCAGGTGTTGTGTGTTCAATGTTAGTTGAACAAGAATATTATTCAGGAAATTATAAACATATGTTAACATCATCTAATCCAAAATATCTTACTCTTATAAGTAAATATATAATCTTAGTATGTCTTGGTTTTGCAGCAACATTAGTGTCTGTATTAGGTTTTAAACTTGGTATATCTGAGGATTACTTTGCATCAAGCTTTTATATGACTTCAATCCTAATTTTAATTGGATGTAATTTATTCGAATATATATTACATTTATTCTTAAGTTTAAGGTTCGGAAAAGGAGCATCAATTGGAGTGGGTATAGTTGAAATGTTGCTTTCAGCATTATTACTAACTGGATTTGGTTCTGGTATTTGGCAGTACTTTCCTTGTGCATGGGGTGTTAGATTTATAACTATTTGGTCATCTTTTTCAAGTTCTAAAGCGGTTGAATATATAAAAGTTGAATCAATTAAAGCATATCAATCAACAGGTTTAATGTGTGGCTTTGTAACAATTTTAGCATTTGTAATTTTATGTATTTGGTTTTCTAAATGGGAAGGTAAAAAGTCAGAAGAATAG
- a CDS encoding sensor histidine kinase, whose product MLGGKKSNNKKVEKLRTIFIKYLSLFFVMTISFALLLMLLFSVLLSSGVILPANYAEKQFNKYKGKIISSEKVTEDIIPNLYEYGVYTSDGNLISGTFNKKESKEVWNLMRDIEERHAYSESYIKFFKKDEVFIIKYKLVPEFSSPVLRAHLPKPEMLGMIIFSIIFFIEIVILSKLFGKKFNIEMELLKNTTEKIEQQDLDFVVESSKIYEINNVLFSMDKMKSALKDSLEKQWMLEENRKEQISALAHDIKTPLTIIHGNTDLLIEINENPELLEYMEYISKGVTQIEKYINTLIDISKTESGYILNKEVVNVNEFIKDILVQIEALASTKNLDVEFFKQDNLPKNITIDRELLFRAIMNIISNAIDYSSSQSKLYISVSVSNKFLKFVITDCGSGFSKVDLSKATEQFYTGDLSRNSKSHYGMGLYIVNNIVQKHKGSLHIENSVKTGGAMVTIEVSIV is encoded by the coding sequence ATGCTTGGAGGTAAAAAATCTAACAATAAAAAAGTTGAAAAGTTGAGAACTATTTTTATAAAATATTTATCTTTATTCTTTGTTATGACAATTTCATTTGCACTTCTTTTAATGTTATTATTTTCTGTATTATTATCATCAGGTGTAATATTACCAGCTAATTATGCAGAAAAACAATTTAATAAATATAAAGGAAAGATTATTTCAAGTGAGAAAGTAACTGAAGATATAATTCCAAATTTATACGAGTATGGTGTTTATACTTCAGATGGGAATTTAATTTCAGGTACTTTTAATAAAAAAGAATCAAAAGAAGTATGGAATTTAATGAGAGACATTGAAGAAAGGCATGCATATTCGGAAAGTTATATAAAGTTTTTTAAGAAAGATGAAGTCTTTATAATAAAATACAAACTAGTACCAGAATTTAGTTCTCCAGTTTTAAGAGCACATTTGCCAAAACCAGAGATGTTGGGGATGATTATTTTTAGTATAATATTTTTTATTGAAATTGTTATATTATCAAAATTATTTGGAAAGAAATTCAATATTGAAATGGAACTTTTAAAAAATACTACAGAAAAAATAGAACAACAGGATTTAGATTTTGTTGTAGAATCTAGTAAAATTTATGAAATTAATAATGTTCTTTTTTCTATGGATAAAATGAAGTCTGCCTTAAAAGATTCTTTAGAAAAGCAGTGGATGTTGGAAGAAAATAGAAAGGAACAAATATCTGCATTGGCACATGATATAAAGACACCATTAACTATTATTCATGGAAACACTGATTTATTAATTGAAATAAATGAAAATCCTGAATTATTAGAGTATATGGAATATATCTCAAAAGGTGTCACTCAAATAGAAAAATATATAAATACTTTAATAGACATATCGAAAACAGAGAGTGGCTATATATTAAATAAAGAAGTAGTGAATGTCAATGAGTTTATAAAAGATATTTTAGTGCAAATAGAAGCATTAGCTAGTACCAAAAACTTAGATGTGGAGTTTTTTAAACAAGATAATTTGCCTAAAAATATAACTATAGATAGAGAACTGTTATTCAGAGCTATTATGAATATAATTTCAAATGCTATAGATTATTCATCAAGCCAGAGTAAACTATACATAAGTGTATCAGTAAGTAATAAATTCTTAAAATTTGTAATTACAGATTGTGGAAGTGGTTTTTCTAAAGTAGATTTGTCAAAAGCTACAGAACAATTTTATACAGGAGATTTAAGTAGAAATTCTAAGTCTCATTATGGAATGGGTCTTTATATTGTAAATAATATTGTACAAAAACATAAGGGGTCTTTGCATATTGAAAATTCTGTAAAAACTGGTGGTGCTATGGTAACAATTGAAGTGTCGATTGTTTAA
- a CDS encoding pyridoxamine kinase: MQKKVAAINDLSGIGKCSLSVAIPILSALKVQCCPFPTAILSSQTGYPEFTFLDFTDEMVKYSNVWKNLKVNFDSIYSGFLGSKHQIEIVANFIKDYPNAFIVVDPVMGDNGVMYPIFTEEMRQEIKELVKHSNLTTPNLTEACFLTGNDYTKRDYNRDELIYIAKSVSELGPSKVVITGILEDDNILNLAYDRDNDHVFFTSVKYNNCSYSGTGDIFTSILCGMLVNKHDLGVAVNTATDFIYKTINYTSQFYTDRNDGVMFENFLSDLTNI; encoded by the coding sequence ATGCAAAAAAAAGTCGCAGCAATTAATGACTTATCTGGAATAGGAAAGTGTTCATTATCGGTTGCTATACCTATACTTTCAGCATTAAAGGTTCAATGTTGTCCATTTCCAACAGCCATACTTTCAAGTCAAACTGGTTATCCTGAATTTACTTTTTTAGACTTTACTGATGAAATGGTAAAATATTCAAATGTTTGGAAAAATTTAAAAGTCAACTTTGATAGTATATATAGTGGGTTTTTGGGTTCAAAACATCAAATCGAAATAGTGGCTAATTTTATAAAAGATTATCCAAATGCTTTTATCGTAGTTGACCCTGTGATGGGTGATAACGGAGTTATGTATCCAATATTCACAGAAGAAATGAGACAAGAAATCAAAGAATTAGTTAAACATTCAAATTTAACTACGCCTAATTTAACAGAAGCTTGTTTCTTAACTGGAAATGATTATACTAAAAGAGATTATAATAGAGATGAGCTTATATATATTGCAAAATCCGTATCTGAATTAGGACCTAGCAAAGTCGTTATTACTGGTATATTAGAAGACGATAATATACTAAATTTAGCTTATGATAGAGATAATGACCATGTATTCTTTACATCAGTTAAATACAATAATTGTTCTTATAGTGGAACAGGAGATATATTCACATCTATACTTTGTGGTATGTTAGTAAATAAACATGATTTGGGAGTAGCTGTTAATACTGCAACAGATTTTATATATAAAACTATAAATTACACATCTCAATTTTATACTGATAGAAATGATGGAGTTATGTTTGAAAACTTTTTATCAGATTTAACTAATATATAA
- a CDS encoding amidase domain-containing protein, giving the protein MWQNILFFCKVYYLGGVALKILKNKSKYIKGIMAFVFLSLATTAGVFLINDLSMKNMEEKVMESANVEGDDVKDQYKLLLENLFDYRNKAILEKNENILKGLYETDKKFGLWAYENEVKKMKYLENWSSKQGVKFKDIKTRVKIKKIKEKEKDLYGIICSVSTEYRYSYENQKDKENVFRIGTYHYLNVKIIDNQYVITKEWYTDPFADSLNLENIKSDDIRSYIGQQNGVELQLTDEQKKAIDYAHKYCGAAADEEHGMKFNPNYRDYNPDGGDCANFASQIMFESGRFKKNSIWNYSQRAGTKAWVNAQAFKNYALYSGRGSLIAKGSYEEVYKEAYNLRPGDFVGYEKKGRITHVSTVTGLDSRGYPLVTCHNTDRMLVPWDLGWSDKSIRFHIIKINY; this is encoded by the coding sequence ATGTGGCAGAATATTCTTTTCTTTTGTAAGGTGTACTATTTGGGAGGTGTAGCTTTGAAAATACTGAAAAATAAGAGTAAGTACATCAAAGGTATAATGGCATTTGTATTTTTGTCTTTAGCTACTACAGCAGGTGTATTTTTAATCAATGATTTAAGTATGAAAAATATGGAAGAAAAAGTCATGGAATCTGCAAATGTTGAAGGTGATGATGTAAAAGACCAATATAAGCTATTGCTTGAAAACTTATTTGATTACAGAAATAAGGCAATATTAGAGAAAAATGAAAACATTTTAAAAGGTCTTTATGAGACGGATAAAAAATTTGGTCTTTGGGCTTATGAAAATGAAGTAAAAAAGATGAAGTATTTAGAAAACTGGTCTAGTAAACAAGGTGTAAAGTTTAAGGACATAAAGACAAGGGTTAAGATTAAAAAAATAAAGGAAAAAGAAAAAGACCTCTATGGTATAATCTGTTCAGTATCGACTGAATATAGATATTCATATGAAAATCAAAAGGACAAAGAAAACGTCTTTAGAATAGGTACATATCATTATCTAAATGTAAAAATTATAGATAATCAATATGTCATAACTAAAGAGTGGTATACAGACCCTTTTGCAGACTCTTTAAATTTAGAGAACATAAAATCTGATGATATAAGAAGCTATATTGGTCAACAAAATGGTGTAGAGTTACAGCTTACAGATGAACAAAAGAAGGCTATAGATTATGCACATAAATACTGTGGAGCAGCAGCTGATGAAGAACATGGCATGAAATTTAATCCAAACTATAGGGATTATAATCCAGATGGTGGAGATTGTGCAAACTTTGCATCACAGATAATGTTTGAAAGTGGAAGGTTCAAAAAGAACTCAATTTGGAATTATAGTCAAAGAGCAGGTACAAAAGCATGGGTAAATGCACAAGCTTTTAAAAATTATGCACTATATAGTGGAAGAGGTTCATTAATTGCTAAAGGTTCTTATGAGGAAGTGTACAAAGAAGCTTATAATCTACGTCCAGGAGATTTTGTTGGTTATGAGAAAAAAGGCAGAATAACACATGTTTCGACAGTAACAGGATTAGATTCAAGAGGATATCCTTTGGTAACTTGCCATAATACTGACAGAATGTTGGTTCCATGGGATTTAGGCTGGAGTGATAAATCCATAAGATTTCATATAATAAAAATAAATTATTGA
- a CDS encoding cold-shock protein yields the protein MKTGVVKWFNNEKGFGFISVEGEGDVFVHFSAITGDGYKTLEEGQSVEFEVVDGAKGPQAANVVRL from the coding sequence ATGAAAACTGGTGTAGTTAAATGGTTTAACAACGAAAAAGGATTTGGATTCATATCTGTAGAAGGTGAAGGAGATGTTTTCGTACATTTCTCAGCTATAACTGGAGATGGATACAAAACATTAGAAGAAGGACAAAGTGTTGAATTTGAAGTAGTAGATGGAGCTAAAGGTCCTCAAGCTGCTAACGTAGTTAGATTATAA
- a CDS encoding CBS domain-containing protein, producing MNILFFLTPKSEVAYIYEDYTIRQALEKMEYHKYSAIPIISKDGKYVGTITEGDFLWTLKNDLNLDLKGLEDVPVTDINRKMDNSPVSINADIEDLVIKSLNQNFIPVIDDQDTFIGIIKRRDVIGYCYEIIRGYKNLANDN from the coding sequence ATGAACATATTATTCTTTCTAACACCAAAAAGTGAAGTAGCATATATATATGAAGACTACACTATAAGGCAAGCTCTAGAAAAAATGGAATATCACAAATACTCTGCAATTCCAATAATAAGTAAGGATGGTAAATATGTTGGGACTATAACAGAAGGTGATTTTTTATGGACATTAAAAAACGATTTAAATCTGGACTTAAAAGGATTAGAAGATGTTCCAGTGACAGACATAAATAGAAAAATGGATAATTCTCCTGTTTCCATCAATGCAGATATTGAAGATTTAGTTATAAAATCTTTAAATCAAAATTTTATTCCTGTCATAGATGACCAAGATACATTTATTGGGATAATAAAAAGAAGAGATGTCATAGGATACTGCTATGAGATAATACGTGGATATAAAAATTTAGCTAATGATAATTAA
- a CDS encoding peptidylprolyl isomerase, which yields MEKKVLATVGEKEITNIDIENALKSLDPYQAMQFKTEEGKKHLLNDLVNQELFFLDAKEEKLDEEEVFKLEMKKIEENVLKQFAINKVLSSIDVTEDEKVKFFEANKSSFSKPESATAKHILVDSDEKAKEILAQIKSEEISFEDAALKHSSCPSKDTGGDLGTFGRGQMVPEFEEAVFSMAKGEISEPVKTQFGYHIIKLEDLQESTESTFDEVKAEVEKSLLYQKQNEVYGNKINALNAKYGNLVKYND from the coding sequence ATGGAAAAAAAAGTTTTAGCAACAGTTGGAGAAAAAGAGATAACTAATATTGATATTGAAAATGCATTAAAATCATTAGACCCTTATCAAGCTATGCAATTTAAAACTGAAGAAGGAAAAAAACATTTATTAAATGATTTAGTAAATCAAGAGTTATTCTTCTTAGATGCTAAAGAAGAAAAATTAGATGAAGAAGAAGTATTTAAATTAGAAATGAAAAAGATAGAAGAAAATGTATTAAAACAATTTGCTATAAATAAAGTTTTATCTAGTATTGATGTAACAGAAGATGAAAAAGTAAAATTCTTTGAAGCTAATAAGAGTTCTTTCTCTAAACCAGAAAGTGCAACTGCTAAACATATATTAGTAGATAGTGATGAAAAAGCTAAAGAAATACTTGCTCAAATAAAATCAGAAGAAATATCTTTTGAAGACGCAGCTCTTAAACATTCTTCTTGTCCATCTAAAGACACGGGTGGTGATTTAGGAACATTCGGTAGAGGACAAATGGTTCCTGAATTTGAAGAAGCTGTATTCTCTATGGCTAAAGGTGAAATAAGCGAGCCAGTTAAAACTCAATTTGGATACCATATAATAAAATTAGAAGACCTTCAAGAAAGCACAGAGTCTACATTTGATGAAGTTAAGGCTGAAGTTGAAAAAAGTTTATTATATCAAAAACAAAATGAAGTTTATGGAAATAAAATAAATGCTCTTAATGCTAAGTACGGAAACCTTGTAAAATACAACGATTAA
- a CDS encoding XRE family transcriptional regulator: protein MFAKRLRELRKEFGLTQRELGEKVGVSQRVLGYYETENRFPDEHILNKLADVFNVSVDYLLGRTLVKENIDTVAAHRKNPHEELPEEAQEQLNDYIEFLLNKYKKK from the coding sequence ATGTTTGCCAAAAGATTAAGAGAACTTAGAAAGGAATTTGGATTAACCCAAAGAGAACTTGGGGAAAAAGTAGGGGTTTCTCAAAGAGTCTTAGGATACTATGAAACAGAAAACAGATTTCCTGATGAACACATTTTAAATAAGCTGGCTGATGTGTTTAATGTGTCAGTTGATTACCTTCTTGGGAGAACATTGGTTAAGGAAAATATTGATACTGTAGCTGCACATAGAAAAAATCCACATGAAGAATTACCTGAAGAAGCCCAAGAACAACTTAATGATTATATAGAATTTTTACTAAATAAATATAAAAAAAAATAA
- a CDS encoding helix-turn-helix transcriptional regulator: MFKNNLKYYRKCKGMTQIQLARRAGITSDYISQIERGIKNPGLLMAKKISAILEQNIDEVFFT; this comes from the coding sequence ATGTTTAAAAATAATTTGAAATATTATAGAAAGTGCAAAGGTATGACACAAATTCAACTTGCTAGAAGGGCTGGAATTACAAGTGACTATATATCTCAGATAGAAAGAGGTATAAAAAATCCTGGACTTCTTATGGCTAAGAAAATTTCTGCTATTTTAGAACAAAATATAGATGAAGTTTTTTTTACATAG
- a CDS encoding phage tail sheath subtilisin-like domain-containing protein: MAIGLPSINISFKELATTVKERSARGIIAMVLKDTKALGLNEIHEKEDIPTDLSAENKEYINLALMGNVNTPNKLIVYVIEGETDIQTALDFLETREFNYLCMPKAVEADKITIKNWIIKLRDVDKVKVKAVLGNFVGNHEGIINFTTEDVLVGEKKYSVDEFTSRVAGLIAGTPLSQSVTYTKLSDVVDIPKMTKVDAESRVNKGELILIKEAGAIRIARGVNSLTELTEEKGEMFQKIKIVDTLDIINNDIKKVIIDNYIGRVPNSYDNKCILIVAIKEYLEELEKGELIEAGSIVDIDIESQKQYLKSKNIDISNMKEQEIREANTGSKVFLTAKIKMLDAMEDIDLSIEI, translated from the coding sequence ATGGCTATAGGATTACCAAGTATCAACATATCATTTAAGGAGCTAGCTACAACTGTTAAAGAACGTTCAGCTAGAGGGATAATTGCAATGGTACTTAAAGATACTAAGGCACTAGGTCTTAATGAAATACATGAAAAAGAGGATATACCAACTGATTTATCTGCTGAAAATAAAGAATATATAAACTTAGCTTTGATGGGAAATGTTAATACTCCAAATAAGTTAATAGTTTATGTAATAGAAGGAGAAACAGATATTCAAACTGCATTAGATTTTTTAGAGACTAGGGAATTTAATTATCTATGTATGCCTAAAGCAGTAGAAGCTGATAAGATTACTATAAAAAATTGGATAATTAAACTTAGAGATGTAGATAAAGTGAAAGTTAAGGCTGTATTAGGAAACTTTGTAGGAAATCATGAAGGTATAATTAATTTTACTACAGAAGATGTGCTAGTTGGAGAAAAGAAATACAGTGTTGATGAGTTTACAAGTAGGGTGGCTGGACTTATAGCAGGAACACCTTTAAGTCAATCAGTAACTTATACTAAGCTTAGTGATGTAGTTGATATACCTAAGATGACGAAAGTTGATGCAGAATCAAGGGTTAATAAAGGAGAGCTTATACTTATTAAGGAAGCTGGTGCTATAAGAATTGCTAGAGGAGTAAATTCTTTAACTGAATTAACAGAAGAAAAAGGAGAAATGTTCCAGAAGATAAAAATAGTTGATACTTTAGATATTATAAATAATGATATTAAGAAAGTAATAATAGATAATTATATAGGCAGAGTTCCTAATAGTTATGATAATAAATGCATACTAATAGTAGCAATAAAAGAATACCTAGAAGAATTAGAAAAGGGAGAATTAATAGAAGCTGGCTCAATTGTAGATATAGACATAGAATCACAAAAACAGTATTTGAAATCTAAAAATATAGATATATCTAATATGAAAGAACAAGAAATAAGAGAAGCAAATACAGGTTCAAAAGTATTCTTAACAGCAAAGATAAAGATGTTAGATGCTATGGAAGATATAGATTTATCAATAGAGATATAG
- a CDS encoding phage tail tube protein: protein MANMEARNVMSGTWGELWLDGNKVAEVKKFQAKMEFTKEDIIIAGQMGTDTKYMGYKGKGSITLYHVSSRMHKLIGEKIKRGSEPRFVAISKLNDPDSYGAERIAVKNIAFDDLTLADWEVGVKGEIEAPFTFTEYDFLDII, encoded by the coding sequence ATGGCAAATATGGAAGCTAGGAATGTAATGAGTGGTACTTGGGGAGAACTTTGGCTTGATGGAAACAAGGTAGCAGAAGTAAAGAAGTTTCAAGCAAAGATGGAATTTACAAAAGAGGATATTATAATAGCAGGTCAAATGGGTACTGATACAAAGTATATGGGATATAAAGGAAAAGGTTCAATAACTTTATATCATGTTAGTTCAAGAATGCACAAATTAATTGGAGAAAAGATAAAGAGAGGTTCTGAACCTAGATTTGTTGCTATATCTAAATTAAATGACCCAGATTCTTATGGAGCAGAAAGAATAGCAGTAAAGAATATAGCATTTGATGATTTAACTTTAGCTGATTGGGAAGTTGGAGTAAAAGGAGAGATAGAGGCTCCCTTCACATTTACCGAATATGATTTTCTTGATATAATTTAG